A stretch of Pelecanus crispus isolate bPelCri1 chromosome 3, bPelCri1.pri, whole genome shotgun sequence DNA encodes these proteins:
- the SMLR1 gene encoding small leucine-rich protein 1 — MSLSYLLSVFVRELPGCILFGGIFMPVTLLLLLLIVYFRIKLLEVNEELAMAQDPRKGLLNYHGQCSQVNSAGHQQLQAAHFHS, encoded by the exons ATGAGTCTGAGTTACCTGCTTTCGGTGTTTGTGAGGGAGCTGCCCGGCTGCATTCTCTTTGGTGGGATCTTTATGCCCGTGACTTTACTCCTGCTGCTGTTAATTGTCTACTTCAGGATCAAACTACTGGAAG ttaatgaGGAACTGGCCATGGCACAAGACCCGAGAAAGGGCCTCCTGAATTACCATGGCCA GTGTAGTCAGGTCAACAGTGCAGGGCACCAGCAGCTCCAAGCAGCCCACTTCCACAGTTAA